One region of Alosa alosa isolate M-15738 ecotype Scorff River chromosome 1, AALO_Geno_1.1, whole genome shotgun sequence genomic DNA includes:
- the LOC125293784 gene encoding tyrosine-protein kinase JAK1-like, producing the protein MDIGRQILAKMRKKRKSDHTGPSSPKGLEVHFYTQATQPLVKSKGCYTVEDLCTECAKLFGISPLCHSLYALYDEERAIWYPPNHSFKADGACIKLYYRMRFYFTNWHGTQKIKKPMIRHTLKRVGPEGTSILDETSLAYLFAQGQYDFVHGLAPVRLAQDEGESHDIENECLGMAVLSISHDSADKEHLDSGSTVRKISYKRHIPESLKQSIYQRNFLVRLRIANVFKRFLNEFNQKTVMERSVSPLDLKLKYIATLETLTDGFGCEIFEPASLRTLDADGLDQSPVPKQPACHQVLVSGTAGIQWRLKPSERELPPKEKASSKKTKRDSCLKKDKTKDCQDWITFSDFYEITHIIVKESLVTIHKRDNTQMELDLEKQEKAFSFITLVDGYFRLTADAHHFLCREVAPPSVKLNILEGCHGPISTDYAIHKLCEEGNDEGLYLLRRSSTDYEHILLTVVCNEMNSVKTKSYKHFQIVKEGDGYLLCGTEVSQPGLRELMELLEGQQLRSDNTTLQLTRGFPPQPKEISNLLVATREEIQNLPPTHLVFHRILKEDVVEGEHLGRGTRTNIYAGKLRLRDEADYLDFANDHQEVKVVLKVLSAGQRDMSDFLETVSVMRLVSHKHMSLLYGICVRNQDIIMVEERLQHGPLDLFMQAHGSSLSPTWKFQVAKQLASVLSYLEDKRLVHGFVCAKNILLARDGLDGNAPFMKLSHPGIPSTALSREERLDRIPWIAPEYMENHKVVSIAADKWGFGVTLWEICHNGERPLKDKKRIEKERFYTAKGKLVSKQVSQLASLMTECMNYDPRQRPFLRAVLQRLVRIEEEDPAIDSSGMPNVDLDPNVFEKRFLKRIRPLGEGHFGKVELCLYDSRGDRTGELVAVKSLKSESSGVETSNLLREINTMRELLHENIVKYKGVSAEEGGTTFKLIMEYLPMGSLKEYLPHNKPKIDHNKLLLYAKQICEGMEYLGSQNYIHRDLAARNVLVESENLVKIGDFGLTKSIKDNEGYYRVKEEQESPVFWYAPECLVHLKFYRASDVWSFGVTLYEIMTYCDTKKSPPAMFSDMIGRSQGQMTVTRLVSALEAGRRLPCPTGCPEKIYILMKSCWEHSPDHRIDFQGLISEFQKLETSALNPSDPGDNSV; encoded by the exons ATGGATATAGGGAGACAGATCCTGGCAAAGATgcggaaaaagagaaagagtgaccaCACAGGGCCGTCTAGTCCAAAAGGCTTAGAAGTCCACTTTTACACTCAAGCCACTCAGCCACTGGTAAAATCCAAAGGGTGCTATACTGTGGAGGATTTGTGCACTGAGTGTGCCAAACTGTTTG GAATCTCTCCACTCTGTCACAGTTTGTATGCCCTGTATGACGAGGAAAGAGCAATATGGTACCCTCCAAATCACTCCTTCAAAGCAGACGGAGCCTGTATAAAGCTCTACTATCGCATGAG GTTCTACTTTACCAACTGGCACGGCACCCAGAAGATTAAGAAACCCATGATTAGGCACACTTTGAAGCGGGTGGGACCTGAAGGCACCTCCATTCTGGATGAGACCTCATTGGCGTACCTCTTTGCACAG GGCCAGTATGACTTTGTCCATGGCTTGGCCCCAGTACGTCTTGCTCAGGACGAGGGGGAGTCCCATGATATTGAGAATGAGTGTCTGGGGATGGCTGTGTTGTCCATCTCACATGATTCTGCAGACAAAGAGCACCTTGATTCAGGCTCCACAGTAAGGAAGATAAG CTACAAGAGACACATTCCTGAGTCCCTGAAACAGTCCATCTATCAGCGTAACTTCCTTGTCCGGCTTCGCATAGCGAATGTCTTCAAGAGGTTCCTCAACGAGTTCAACCAGAAAACGGTAATGGAGAGATCTGTGAGCCCACTGGACCTAAAGCTGAAGTACATCGCCACTCTAGAAACGCTGACGGATGGCTTTGGCTGTGAGATCTTCGAGCCGGCCTCTCTCCGGACCTTGGACGCCGATGGCCTCGACCAGAGTCCGGTTCCCAAGCAGCCAGCCTGCCACCAGGTGCTGGTTTCGGGGACAGCCGGCATCCAGTGGCGCCTGAAGCCGTCAGAG AGAGAATTGCCTCCGAAGGAGAAAGCCAGTTCCAAGAAGACCAAGAGGGACAGTTGCCTGAAAAAAGACAAGACAAAAGACTGTCAGGACTGGATAACTTTCTCCGACTTTTATGAGATCACACATATTATCGTCAAAGAGTCATTGGTCACAATTCACAAACGGGACAACACACAGATG GAGCTGGACCTGGAGAAGCAGGAGAAGGCTTTCTCTTTCATTACCTTGGTGGACGGCTACTTCCGGCTGACAGCAGACGCACATCACTTCCTATGCAGAGAGGTCGCCCCACCCTCCGTGAAGCTGAACATACTCGAGGGATGTCACGGGCCAATCAG CACGGACTACGCTATTCACAAACTTTGCGAGGAAGGCAATGACGAGGGTCTCTACTTGCTTCGCCGGAGTAGCACCGATTATGAGCACATCCTCCTGACTGTTGTGTGCAATGAG ATGAACTCAGTGAAGACCAAAAGCTACAAGCACTTCCAGATAGTGAAAGAGGGCGACGGCTACCTGCTGTGCGGCACGGAGGTGAGTCAGCCAGGCCTCAGGGAGCTGATGGAGCTGCTGGAGGGGCAGCAGTTGCGCTCGGACAACACTACGCTACAGCTGACCAGGGGTTTTCCACCCCAGCCCAAAG AGATTTCCAACTTGCTAGTTGCAACAAGGGAAGAAATCCAAAATCTTCCACCAACTCACCTAGTCTTCCACAGAATTCTGAAAGAGGACGTAGTTGAG GGGGAGCACCTGGGGCGTGGCACCCGGACCAACATCTACGCCGGCAAGCTGAGGCTGCGTGACGAAGCCGATTACCTGGACTTTGCCAATGACCACCAGGAAGTGAAGGTGGTGCTGAAGGTTCTAAGTGCTGGACAGAGGGACATGTCT GACTTCTTGGAAACTGTTAGCGTGATGCGTCTGGTTTCACACAAGCACATGTCTCTGCTGTATGGGAtctgcgtgcgcaaccaagaca TCATAATGGTAGAGGAGCGTCTCCAGCATGGACCCCTTGACCTGTTCATGCAGGCCCATGGCTCCAGCCTCAGCCCAACCTGGAAGTTTCAAGTGGCCAAGCAACTGGCTAGTGTCCTGAGCTACCTG GAGGACAAAAGGCTCGttcatgggtttgtgtgtgccaAGAACATCCTGTTGGCCAGGGATGGCCTGGACGGAAATGCCCCTTTCATGAAGCTCAGCCACCCGGGAATCCCCAGCACAGCTCTCTCCAGAGAAG aGCGCCTGGACCGTATTCCATGGATAGCGCCCGAGTACATGGAGAACCACAAGGTAGTGAGCATTGCAGCTGACAAGTGGGGGTTCGGCGTAACTCTGTGGGAAATTTGCCACAATGGAGAGCGCCCCCTTAAGGATAAGAAGCGCATTGAG AAAGAGCGCTTCTACACAGCTAAGGGAAAACTGGTGAGCAAGCAGGTCAGTCAGTTGGCCAGCCTCATGACCGAGTGCATGAACTATGACCCCAGGCAGAGACCATTCCTCAGGGCCGTTCTCCAGAGGCTGGTGAGGATTGAGGAGGAAG ATCCTGCAATTGACTCAAGTGGAATGCCAAATGTGGACCTTGATCCGAATGTGTTTGAGAAGAGGTTCCTAAAGAGAATCAGACCACTGGGAGAG GGTCACTTTGGCAAGGTGGAGCTGTGCCTGTATGACTCACGTGGTGACCGTACAGGGGAGCTGGTCGCGGTGAAGTCCCTAAAGTCCGAGAGCTCGGGGGTGGAGACCAGCAACCTCTTGCGGGAGATCAACACCATGCGTGAGCTCCTCCACGAAAACATCGTCAAGTATAAAGGAGTGAGCGCCGAGGAAG GAGGAACGACCTTCAAGCTCATCATGGAATACCTGCCAATGGGCAGCCTGAAAGAGTATTTGCCACACAACAAACCTAAGATTGACCACAATAAACTGCTTCTCTATGCCAAACAGATATGTGAG GGAATGGAATACTTGGGATCCCAAAACTACATTCACAGGGATCTGGCAGCCCGAAATGTGTTGGTGGAAAGTGAAAATCTGGTGAAGATTGGAGACTTTGGCCTGACCAAGAGCATCAAAGACAATGAGGGTTACTATAGAGTCAAAGAGGAACAGGAGAGCCCAGTCTTTTG GTATGCCCCAGAGTGCCTTGTGCATTTAAAGTTTTACCGTGCATCTGACGTGTGGTCCTTTGGTGTGACTCTCTATGAGATCATGACCTACTGTGACACCAAGAAGAGCCCTCCTGCA ATGTTCTCAGATATGATTGGTCGAAGCCAAGGTCAGATGACTGTCACTAGACTGGTCTCTGCCCTAGAGGCGGGGAGGAGGTTACCATGCCCGACTGGCTGCCCAGAAAAG ATCTATATCCTGATGAAGAGCTGCTGGGAGCACTCACCAGACCACCGCATTGACTTCCAAGGCCTCATCAGCGAGTTTCAAAAACTTGAGACTAGTGCTCTCAACCCATCAGACCCAGGAGACAACAGCGTCTGA
- the LOC125293796 gene encoding ubiquitin-conjugating enzyme E2 U-like isoform X1, producing the protein MLPAPPQGTRLLDGKENSEVKPIKCRTPECASLKNHLGIEATPVRSDLLEWVAKIKGLEDTLWEGGALSVSLYFYDQPRRFPPRAVFNTVPVHPNVDKDTGEVCISFLHTGNTWDPNSAFSILRFIQHILSYPVLEDPINLEAAEMFLKRPHIYREVVEQCVKASQALEREGATDASPNHPLRSDRFVLKISFEEYLQAWTKTATSKEGPRNDPNESLDKLVSFAQVFPSHCGSPTQKLIPYTEACLETIKNVMYGPPQKHQRKMRQKEDKLKQIQQMRKLYQLHSLMEPQQDCPAAPPATVQGPGQHEYWETEVDRLVAWTHTLSLEQLNEDP; encoded by the exons ATGTTACCTGCGCCGCCGCAAGGTACTCGTCTGTTGGATGGAAAGGAGAACAGCGAGGTCAAACCGATAAAATGCAGAACACCc GAATGTGCCTCTTTAAAAAATCACCTGGGGATAGAAGCAACTCCCGTCAGAAGCGACCTACTTGAATGGGTGGCAAAAATCAAAGGACTAGAAGACACCTTGTGGGAAG GGGGTGCGTTGAGTGTGTCGTTATATTTCTATGATCAGCCCAGGAGGTTTCCACCACGTGCGGTGTTCAACACTGTTCCTGTTCATCCCAATG TGGATAAAGACACAGGGGAGGTATGCATCTCTTTTCTTCACACTGGAAATACATGGGACCCCAACTCTGCTTTCAGCATCCTTAGGTTCATTCAG CACATACTTTCTTACCCTGTTCTGGAGGACCCCATAAATTTGGAAGCTGCGGAAATGTTTTTGAAAAGGCCGCACATCTACAGGGAGGTGGTTGAGCAATGTGTGAAAGCCAGTCAAGCATTAGAAAGAGAAGGTG CAACTGATGCTAGCCCCAACCATCCTTTGAGAAGTGACAG GTTTGTCTTGAAGATCTCTTTTGAGGAGTATCTGCAGGCATGGACAAAAACAGCCACCAGCAAAGAAGGACCTCGTAATGACCCAAATGAAT CACTGGATAAACTGGTCAGCTTTGCACAGGTGTTTCCGTCCCACTGTGGATCACCAACCCAAAAACTGATTCCCTATACCGAAGCCTGTCTTGAAAC AATCAAAAACGTAATGTATGGCCCACCACAAAAGCATCAGAGGAaaatgagacagaaagaggataAACTCAAACAGATTCAGCAAATGAGGAAGTTGTACCAGCTTCACAGCTTGATGG AGCCCCAGCAGGATTGCCCAGCAGCACCCCCAGCCACAGTGCAGGGTCCAGGCCAGCACGAGTACTGGGAGACTGAAGTGGACAGGCTGGTGGCGTGGACACACACCCTGTCTCTGGAGCAGCTGAATGAAGATCCCTGA
- the LOC125293796 gene encoding ubiquitin-conjugating enzyme E2 U-like isoform X2, with product MLPAPPQGTRLLDGKENSEVKPIKCRTPECASLKNHLGIEATPVRSDLLEWVAKIKGLEDTLWEGGALSVSLYFYDQPRRFPPRAVFNTVPVHPNVDKDTGEVCISFLHTGNTWDPNSAFSILRFIQHILSYPVLEDPINLEAAEMFLKRPHIYREVVEQCVKASQALEREGATDASPNHPLRSDRFVLKISFEEYLQAWTKTATSKEGPRNDPNESLDKLVSFAQVFPSHCGSPTQKLIPYTEACLETAPAGLPSSTPSHSAGSRPARVLGD from the exons ATGTTACCTGCGCCGCCGCAAGGTACTCGTCTGTTGGATGGAAAGGAGAACAGCGAGGTCAAACCGATAAAATGCAGAACACCc GAATGTGCCTCTTTAAAAAATCACCTGGGGATAGAAGCAACTCCCGTCAGAAGCGACCTACTTGAATGGGTGGCAAAAATCAAAGGACTAGAAGACACCTTGTGGGAAG GGGGTGCGTTGAGTGTGTCGTTATATTTCTATGATCAGCCCAGGAGGTTTCCACCACGTGCGGTGTTCAACACTGTTCCTGTTCATCCCAATG TGGATAAAGACACAGGGGAGGTATGCATCTCTTTTCTTCACACTGGAAATACATGGGACCCCAACTCTGCTTTCAGCATCCTTAGGTTCATTCAG CACATACTTTCTTACCCTGTTCTGGAGGACCCCATAAATTTGGAAGCTGCGGAAATGTTTTTGAAAAGGCCGCACATCTACAGGGAGGTGGTTGAGCAATGTGTGAAAGCCAGTCAAGCATTAGAAAGAGAAGGTG CAACTGATGCTAGCCCCAACCATCCTTTGAGAAGTGACAG GTTTGTCTTGAAGATCTCTTTTGAGGAGTATCTGCAGGCATGGACAAAAACAGCCACCAGCAAAGAAGGACCTCGTAATGACCCAAATGAAT CACTGGATAAACTGGTCAGCTTTGCACAGGTGTTTCCGTCCCACTGTGGATCACCAACCCAAAAACTGATTCCCTATACCGAAGCCTGTCTTGAAAC AGCCCCAGCAGGATTGCCCAGCAGCACCCCCAGCCACAGTGCAGGGTCCAGGCCAGCACGAGTACTGGGAGACTGA